The following proteins are encoded in a genomic region of Coffea eugenioides isolate CCC68of chromosome 6, Ceug_1.0, whole genome shotgun sequence:
- the LOC113773397 gene encoding uncharacterized protein LOC113773397 isoform X1, with protein MRSCLVILLFFSVVSCDQVSCDLLPSRIYHCTTKIFLIVHDHQLVCISEAARHGPEDYWKKIMQDEQMPKALTDLFHEDSSRSDDHHHRRHSDINVQKQPETLNMKRFLTNFDTAPNLIIYQNKVVIH; from the exons ATGAGGTCTTGCTTAGTgatcctcctcttcttctcAGTTGTTTCG TGTGATCAGGTTTCTTGTGATTTGTTACCCTCAAGAATCTACCACTGCACTACTAAGATCTTCTTAATTGTACATGATCATCAGCTTGTGTGTATTAGCGAGGCAGCAAGACACGGACCAGAGGATTACTGGAAGAAGATCATGCAAGATGAACAGATGCCTAAAGCACTCACAGACCTCTTCCATGAAGATTCATCAAGATCAGATGATCATCATCATCGCCGCCACTCCGATATCAACGTCCAGAAGCAGCCTGAGACTTTGAACATGAAGCGTTTCCTCACAAACTTTGATACGGCTCCCAATCTCATAATCTATCAAAACAAGGTTGTCATCCATTGA
- the LOC113773397 gene encoding uncharacterized protein LOC113773397 isoform X2, whose product MRSCLVILLFFSVVSVSCDLLPSRIYHCTTKIFLIVHDHQLVCISEAARHGPEDYWKKIMQDEQMPKALTDLFHEDSSRSDDHHHRRHSDINVQKQPETLNMKRFLTNFDTAPNLIIYQNKVVIH is encoded by the exons ATGAGGTCTTGCTTAGTgatcctcctcttcttctcAGTTGTTTCG GTTTCTTGTGATTTGTTACCCTCAAGAATCTACCACTGCACTACTAAGATCTTCTTAATTGTACATGATCATCAGCTTGTGTGTATTAGCGAGGCAGCAAGACACGGACCAGAGGATTACTGGAAGAAGATCATGCAAGATGAACAGATGCCTAAAGCACTCACAGACCTCTTCCATGAAGATTCATCAAGATCAGATGATCATCATCATCGCCGCCACTCCGATATCAACGTCCAGAAGCAGCCTGAGACTTTGAACATGAAGCGTTTCCTCACAAACTTTGATACGGCTCCCAATCTCATAATCTATCAAAACAAGGTTGTCATCCATTGA
- the LOC113773397 gene encoding uncharacterized protein LOC113773397 isoform X3: MRSCLVILLFFSVVSLVCISEAARHGPEDYWKKIMQDEQMPKALTDLFHEDSSRSDDHHHRRHSDINVQKQPETLNMKRFLTNFDTAPNLIIYQNKVVIH; encoded by the exons ATGAGGTCTTGCTTAGTgatcctcctcttcttctcAGTTGTTTCG CTTGTGTGTATTAGCGAGGCAGCAAGACACGGACCAGAGGATTACTGGAAGAAGATCATGCAAGATGAACAGATGCCTAAAGCACTCACAGACCTCTTCCATGAAGATTCATCAAGATCAGATGATCATCATCATCGCCGCCACTCCGATATCAACGTCCAGAAGCAGCCTGAGACTTTGAACATGAAGCGTTTCCTCACAAACTTTGATACGGCTCCCAATCTCATAATCTATCAAAACAAGGTTGTCATCCATTGA
- the LOC113772929 gene encoding BURP domain-containing protein BNM2A-like, protein MAAGLHSCIFIFHALVVLECVCGSRARKIAEEPLNVDDHKETHEMLQTTRHNLNAPIYAPDSDNPGRKHVANGVPEKLDQMSPSVSSDKDHMYELAVKVFFTDKQIKLGNRIPIYFPVVEPSARPPLLSREEADSIPFSSSQLPYLLHLFSFSQDSRQAKAMIDTLSHCEFKSATEDAKFCATSLESMLDSAREILGSKAPLKVVTTNHLTEQTSSILQNYTIQDEPRVISPARMVACHVLPYPYAFKKGPGSKKLPIWR, encoded by the exons ATGGCCGCTGGACtccattcttgcattttcatcTTTCACGCTTTAGTTGTCTTGGAG TGTGTTTGTGGCAGTAGAGCCAGGAAAATTGCTGAAGAACCCTTAAATGTTGATGATCATAAAGAGACGCACGAGATGCTACAAACAACCAGGCACAACCTTAATGCTCCAATCTACGCTCCAGACAGCGACAATCCTGGCCGCAAGCATGTAGCAAATGGAGTGCCTGAAAAGCTTGATCAAATGAGTCCATCTGTATCGTCGGATAAAGATCATATGTACGAGCTTGCAGTAAAGGTTTTCTTCACCGACAAACAGATCAAACTTGGGAACAGGATTCCAATCTATTTCCCCGTCGTAGAGCCTTCTGCCAGACCCCCTCTACTGTCTAGAGAAGAAGCTGATTCCATTCCATTTTCATCGTCCCAACTGCCGTATCTTCTccatctcttttccttttcccaaGACTCCCGCCAAGCCAAAGCGATGATAGATACACTGAGCCACTGCGAATTCAAATCAGCAACAGAGGACGCCAAGTTTTGCGCAACGTCCCTGGAATCCATGCTTGACTCTGCACGTGAGATCCTGGGATCAAAAGCCCCACTGAAAGTTGTAACTACGAATCACCTAACAGAGCAAACCTCTAGCATATTGCAGAACTATACAATCCAGGATGAACCCCGAGTGATCTCGCCTGCCAGAATGGTAGCATGTCATGTTCTGCCTTACCCTTACGCA